In a single window of the Arachis hypogaea cultivar Tifrunner chromosome 6, arahy.Tifrunner.gnm2.J5K5, whole genome shotgun sequence genome:
- the LOC140173754 gene encoding uncharacterized protein, producing the protein MFGRNELFSSLDDSIKLLLKFGNSTKIPIEGKGNIPVRLKDGSLSYISDVFYAPELDYNLLSMGQLSEKGYKMITYHGYCTVFDNNRRFIDKAKMTSNRMFSLKIQHVNPSCMSSVILDDNWLWHMRFGHFHFSGLNYLSRKGLVSGLPRIHIPNCVCEICQLGKKHRDPFPTGKSWRARRLLEIVHSDLCSVEVSSNGGSRCPTKSVRDKTPEEAWSGKRPSIHHFRVFGCIAYAHIITEFREAMIKHFEMTDMGLMSYFLGIEVVQRDDGIFISQKKYANDILKKFQMEHSKPVSTPVEEKFKLLREDKGGAVNHTYYKSLIGSLRYLTATRPDIVFGVGLLSRFMEEPCTNHLQAAKRILRYIKGTLNDGIYYENTNEVNLVGYTDSDWAGDIETRKSTSGFVFHLGFGAISWSSKKQPVVALSTAEVEYIAAASCATQVVSLRRILEELNEKQNTPTTIFCDNKSAIALCKNPVFMEDRSILIFDFTKSESW; encoded by the exons ATGTTTGGTAGAAATGAGTTATTTTCTTCATTAGATGATTCAATTAAACTATTATTAAAGTTTGGTAATAGTACAAAGATCCCTATTGAAGGAAAAGGGAACATACCAGTTAGATTGAAAGATGGTTCTCTGAGTTATATTTCTGATGTTTTTTATGCTCCTGAACTTGATTACAATTTACTGAGTATGGGACAATTATCTGAGAAGGGATATAAGATGATAACTTATCATGGATATTGCACTGTATTTGACAACAACAGAAGGTTCATAGATAAAGCAAAGATGACTTCAAATAGAatgttttcattaaaaattcaacatgttaATCCCTCTTGCATGAGTTCTGTGATACTTGATGATAATTGGTTGTGGCATATGCGGTTTGGACATTTTCATTTTTCTGGCCTAAACTACCTGTCAAGAAAAGGACTTGTTTCTGGCCTACCACGGATTCATATTCCCAATTGTGTTTGTGAGATTTGTCAACTGGGAAAGAAGCACAGAGATCCATTCCCTACAGGAAAGTCATGGAGAGCTAGAAGATTacttgaaattgtgcattcagatcTCTGTTCTGTAGAAGTTTCAAGTAATGGTGGTAGCAG ATGTCCAACAAAGAGTGTTCGTGATAAAACACCAGAGGAAGCTTGGAGTGGAAAGCGGCCTTCCATTCATCATTTCAGAGTCTTTGGGTGTATTGCTTATGCCCAC ATAATTACAGAATTCAGGGAGGCTATGATAAAGCACTTTGAAATGACAGATATGGGTTTGATGTCTTACTTTCTTGGCATTGAAGTGGTTCAAAGAGATGATGGTATTTTCATTTCTCAGAAGAAATatgcaaatgatattttgaagaaatttcaaaTGGAACATTCAAAGCCAGTTTCTACTCCAGTCGAAGAGAAGTTCAAATTGCTGAGAGAAGATAAAGGAGGAGCAGTAAATCATACATATTACAAAAGCTTGattggaagtctaaggtacttaACTGCGACTAGACCAGATATTGTGTTTGGAGTTGGTTTGCTTAGCAGATTTATGGAGGAGCCTTGTACCAACCATTTGCAAGCGGCAAAGAGAATTCTTCGATATATCAAAGGTACTTTAAATGATggaatttattatgagaatactaATGAAGTAAACCTTGTTGGCTACACTGATAGTGATTGGGCCGGAGatatagaaacaagaaaaagtacttCAGGGTTTGTATTTCATCTTGGTTTTGGTGCAATTTCATGGTCGTCAAAGAAACAACCAGTAGTAGCACTATCTACAGCAGAAGTAGAATATATAGCAGCAGCAAGTTGTGCAACACAAGTAGTTTCGCTAAGAAGAATTCTTGAGGAATTGAACGAGAAACAAaatactccaacaacaatatttTGCGATAACAAGTCAGCTATTGCACTTTGCAAAAATCCAGTATTCATGGAAGATCGAAGCATATTGATATTCGATTTCACAAAATCAGAGAGTTGGTGA
- the LOC112755562 gene encoding uncharacterized protein — MATFFHLSKSLSSPLPFFRIPPPLRRKHRPSTVAPARAGPSSSSIAFAIGLPLSLLAVTVLTSLRIANKLDQQFFEEMAMNEAIMQADEDDDDDYEDEDYDDDDNDDDDDAETPVQQEPALPRSRNRPIREA; from the exons ATGGCGACATTCTTTCACCTCTCCAAGTCACTCTCTTCCCCGCTTCCTTTCTTCCGCATTCCTCCGCCGCTTCGCCGGAAACATAGGCCTTCCACGGTGGCCCCAGCTCGTGCGGGCCCCAGCTCAAGTAGCATCGCCTTTGCCATCggcctccctctctctctcctcgctGTCACCGTCCTCACCTCCCTTCGAATTGCCAATAAACTCGACCAACAATTTTTTGAGGAG ATGGCAATGAATGAAGCTATCATGCAAGCTGATGAAGATGACGATGATGATTACGAAGATGaagattatgatgatgatgataatgatgatgatgatgatgcagaaACTCCTGTACAACAAGAACCTGCCCTTCCGCGTTCTCGCAACAGGCCTATAAGGGAAGCTTAG
- the LOC140173755 gene encoding uncharacterized protein — MANTFNIVWSDPKLDGKLDYSYWETLMSTHLKAQNLWNFIEPSLQEGADAAQQRRNQLALSQIHQGVDYTVFGKIANAKSAKEAWNTLKLSYKGVDKAQKAKLQSLRREYERYEMSSSKTVEQYFTRVTDLVNKMRVYGEDMPDSKVVEKILRTMPMKYDHVVTTILESHDMSTMTIVELQGTMESHISRILEKSEKSIEEALKSRVNFNNVAESSRTQEGRGRGFNLQSRGRGSFRGRGRGNYNQGRYNNFTAPNQGRGGTNFRSVNRGRG, encoded by the coding sequence ATGGCAAACACTTTCAATATTGTGTGGTCCGATCCCAAGTTAGATGGAAAACTTGATTATAGTTATTGGGAGACTTTGATGTCTACCCATTTGAAGGCGCAGAACCTATGGAACTTCATTGAACCGAGTTTGCAAGAAGGAGCAGATGCTGCCCAACAAAGGAGAAATCAATTGGcgctatctcaaattcatcaaggaGTAGATTATACGGTGTTTGGCAAAATAGCAAATGCCAAAAGTGCAAAAGAAGCATGGAACACGTTGAAGCTGTCATACAAAGGCGTAGATAAAGCTCAGAAAGCAAAGCTACAGTCTTTgagaagagaatatgaaaggtACGAGATGTCTAGCTCAAAAACTGTTGAGCAATATTTTACTCGTGTTACAGACCTTGTCAATAAGATGAGAGTCTATGGAGAAGATATGCCCGATAGCAAAGTAGTGGAGAAAATTCTTCGCACCATGCCGATGAAGTATGACCATGTGGTGACTACGATACTGGAGTCCCATGATATGAGTACCATGACGATTGTAGAGTTGCAAGGAACCATGGAAAGCCACATCAGTAGAATACTGGAGAAATCGGAAAAATCAATCGAAGAAGCCCTGAAAAGCCGAGTGAATTTCAACAACGTTGCAGAATCAAGCCGTACACAAGAAGGACGAGGTCGTGGTTTTAATTTGCAAAGTAGAGGaagaggaagtttcagaggtagaggtcgtggcaattacaaccaaggaagGTACAATAATTTTACAGCACCTAATCAAGGAAGAGGTGGAACGAATTTCAGGTCTGTCAATCGAGGAAGAGGTTGA
- the LOC112755560 gene encoding amino acid permease 1-like, with the protein MKMANKMAIVTMTVIFLLCACSGYAAFGSDTPGSILMSSGFKEPFWLINIANVFIVIHLLGAYQVLCQPIYGVVETLAKQQWSSSTFIMEEFSVSIGKVKLNINLFRLVWRTVFVVVVTILAMAMPFFNEILALLGATAYWPLGIYFPVEMFIAKQKLKKRTFQWIGLQTLNVIFMLLAIAVACAAIHGLNESLRKYKPFMYKG; encoded by the exons ATgaagatggcaaataagatggcTATAGTTACAATGACAGTTATATTTCTGTTATGTGCCTGCTCTGGTTATGCTGCATTTGGCTCAGACACTCCTGGCAGCATCCTCATGAGCTCTGGCTTCAAGGAGCCATTTTGGCTTATTAACATAGCAAATGTCTTCATTGTCATACACCTTCTTGGAGCATACCAG GTACTTTGCCAACCAATTTATGGTGTTGTTGAAACATTAGCTAAGCAACAATGGTCAAGCTCAACTTTTATAATGGAAGAATTCTCAGTGAGCATTGGAAAAGTAAAGTTGAATATTAATTTGTTTAGGCTGGTTTGGAGAACAGTATTTGTTGTGGTAGTGACTATTCTAGCCATGGCAATGCCTTTCTTTAATGAAATTCTAGCACTTCTAGGGGCAACTGCATATTGGCCTTTGGGAATCTATTTTCCAGTGGAGATGTTCATTgccaaacagaaattgaaaaaaCGAACATTTCAATGGATTGGACTTCAAACCTTGAATGTTATATTTATGCTACTGGCAATAGCTGTAGCATGTGCAGCCATTCATGGTTTGAATGAATCTCTCAGAAAATACAAGCCATTTATGTATAAAGGATAG
- the LOC112757759 gene encoding uncharacterized protein gives MALKSIDTSDYVKTDEKLFELLDDVVEKIGEHNVVQVVTDNGSNYVLAAMLRHFTNDKELVRHAVTRFATSFLSLERVYEEKGNMRKMFTSDEWAKNKLSKEANGREATKIVNMPSFWNHAKYTLKIMGLLVQVLRLFDGEKKPSMRYIYEAMEKAKECIMKTFLNDESKFVPSQAMQQKILEEQALYKAGYGLFGSDFEKSQRKKILPAFWWRIYGHEAPNMRDLAIKILSLTCRVSECEHNWSIFEHIHTKKRNRLDHERMESLVFIKYRA, from the exons ATGGCTTTGAAGTCTATTGATACTTCTGATTATGTGAAGACTGATGAGAAATTATTTGAGCTTCTTGATGATGTTGTGGAGAAAATTGGTGAGCACAACGTTGTTCAAGTTGTAACTGATAATGGGAGCAATTATGTTCTTGCCG CTATGTTGAGACACTTCACAAATGACAAGGAGTTGGTAAGGCATGCAGTCACCAGATTTGCCACGTCATTTCTCTCTTTGGAAAGGGTTTATGAGGAGAAAGGAAATATGAGAAAAATGTTCACTTCGGATGAATGGGCAAAGAATAAATTGTCAAAGGAGGCAAATGGGAGGGAGGCAACAAAGATTGTTAACATGCCCTCCTTTTGGAATCATGCCAAGTACACCCTTAAGATCATGGGTCTTCTTGTTCAGGTGCTTAGACTTTTTGATGGGGAGAAGAAGCCATCAATGAGATATATTTATGAAGCAATGGAGAAGGCAAAGGAATGCATCATGAAAACATTTCTTAATGATGAGAGCAA ATTTGTGCCAAGTCAAGCTATGCAACAGAAGATATTGGAGGAGCAAGCATTATACAAGGCCGGCTATGGACTTTTTGGATCAGATTTTGAAAAATCTCAAAGGAAAAAGATTTTACCAG caTTTTGGTGGCGGATATATGGGCATGAAGCTCCAAACATGCGAGACCTTGCTATCAAGATCTTGAGCTTGACTTGTAGAGTTTCAGAATGTGAGCACAATTGGAGTATATTTGAGCATATTCATACTAAGAaaagaaataggcttgatcatGAAAGGATGGAGAGTTTAGTCTTCATAAAGTATAGAGCTTGA
- the LOC112755561 gene encoding uncharacterized protein produces the protein MGKWDHRRPRRFFRRQRSPLHPSVFYDINAPLPDFSQDGVPLWEKKYCTLIGSVPWQKIVDSKYSINCHGNVLNWNDSAAEEAFHNAKNLYRARMNNLPSDISLPDPNMYVDQIDWNPYIDPKLIKEVDSTYFPVPGDEKESSNKIKQTKISLDDENAWDCAGDTSPSRAFENRVQDSQEDYDVDDPGNVDNTENPWERSIPQRNGGLNNNAWEGGCINSSSWNERRDPNIHSEVWKSGYSAWGNDCKGFLSQKDKGWDNVRDNSWCQQKSDNLVVGSNTWNCKSSQQNATSGSTGWGNVRDSSWCQQKSNNLFNSGKPWNCKSSKQNTTPGSTRWCDDRDSSWCQQHSNNLVNKGNPGRNNNANMQGWEQWENSLVTSNSQFRRNNGGMTPWNQRFQRKEGYDQQTFDHNGSQFQRDDRQTGQYWRRENSKKRNFAYH, from the exons atgggtAAATGGGATCACCGTCGCCCGCGTAGGTTCTTTCGCCGCCAAAGATCTCCGCTCCATCCCTCCGTCTTCTACGACATCAATGCTCCGCTTCCTG ACTTTTCGCAAGACGGTGTACCTTTATGGGAGAAGAAATACTGCACTTTGATAGGATCAGTGCCATGGCAGAAGATAGTTGATTCAAAGTATAGTATCAACTGTCATGGTAATGTGCTCAATTGGAATGATTCAGCTGCTGAAGAAGCATTCCACAATGCCAAAAACCTTTACCGGGCAAGGATGAACAACCTCCCCAGCGATATTTCTCTGCCTGATCCTAATATGTACGTTGATCAAATAGATTGGAACCCGTACATTGATCCCAAACTGATCAAGGAAGTGGATAGTACTTACTTTCCTGTGCCTGGCGACGAAAAAGAGAGTTctaacaaaatcaaacaaacaaaaatttcACTGGATGATGAAAATGCTTGGGATTGTGCTGGTGATACTTCTCCTAGCAGAGCTTTTGAAAATAGAGTGCAAGACAGCCAGGAGGATTATGATGTTGATGATCCTGGAAATGTGGATAACACCGAAAATCCTTGGGAGAGGAGCATTCCTCAACGAAATGGAGGGTTAAATAACAATGCATGGGAAGGTGGCTGCATTAATTCTTCAAGTTGGAACGAAAGAAGGGACCCTAACATTCACTCTGAGGTTTGGAAATCTGGATATTCTGCTTGGGGGAATGACTGTAAGGGCTTTCTTTCACAGAAAGATAAAGGATGGGATAATGTTAGGGATAATTCATGGTGTCAACAGAAATCGGATAATTTGGTTGTCGGCAGCAACACTTGGAATTGTAAATCGAGTCAGCAGAATGCAACTTCTGGGAGCACAGGATGGGGTAATGTTAGGGACAGTTCGTGGTGTCAACAGAagtcaaataatttgtttaacAGCGGCAAACCTTGGAATTGTAAATCTAGTAAGCAGAACACAACTCCAGGGAGCACAAGATGGTGTGATGATAGAGACAGTTCATGGTGTCAACAGCATTCAAATAATTTGGTTAACAAAGGAAACCCTGGTAGAAACAACAATGCAAATATGCAAGGATGGGAGCAATGGGAAAATTCTCTTGTTACAAGTAATTCACAATTTAGACGAAACAATGGAGGTATGACACCCTGGAATCAGAGGTTTCAAAGGAAGGAAGGCTATGATCAACAAACTTTTGATCATAACGGCTCTCAGTTTCAGAGAGATGATCGCCAAACAGGTCAATACTGGAGGAGGGAAAATAGTAAAAAGAGGAATTTTGCATATCACTAG